A single region of the Geobacillus subterraneus genome encodes:
- the fliJ gene encoding flagellar export protein FliJ produces MAPTFRLQKVLTMKEKEKEKALGEYEEAVRRFEQAAEALYHLLKEKEKCEAARDEQLRTGLSIGAIRHMLQYISNVQRSIDHYQLIVMQAREQMQRRQQRLIELNIEVKKYEKMRERVRRWTEQREKEAESRFLDEMAVQRFARQGES; encoded by the coding sequence GTGGCGCCAACATTCCGACTGCAAAAAGTATTGACGATGAAAGAAAAAGAAAAAGAGAAGGCGCTTGGCGAGTACGAAGAGGCGGTTCGCCGGTTTGAACAAGCGGCCGAAGCGCTGTATCACTTGCTCAAGGAAAAAGAAAAATGCGAAGCGGCGAGAGATGAACAGCTGCGGACCGGCTTATCGATCGGCGCGATTCGCCATATGCTGCAATATATCAGCAATGTACAGCGGTCCATTGATCATTATCAGCTCATCGTCATGCAAGCGCGCGAGCAGATGCAGCGCCGGCAGCAACGCCTGATCGAATTGAATATAGAAGTAAAAAAATATGAAAAAATGCGCGAACGTGTGCGGCGATGGACGGAGCAACGCGAGAAAGAGGCAGAAAGCCGCTTTCTTGACGAAATGGCTGTTCAGCGTTTTGCACGGCAAGGGGAGTCGTAG
- the fliH gene encoding flagellar assembly protein FliH: protein MILLSNVIKAPAVTARTGKKTIAVQRYVPNVPPSADDRQRELEAIAAAKEEAAELRRQAEQYYATVHEQLAREQEQWRHEKERLMREARAQGYEDGYAAGRDEALSEHREWVEQARRLAERANDEFYARLESAAETILEVAVKAAERIIGVTLENDRGAFLPLVRQVLHEVRRQTEVAVYVHPHCYETVASQQEILRSVFPHHVDLFIYPDDTLPEYGCLVETPFGRVDASVDTQLERLREALYRRLKEGMSAELAGAS from the coding sequence ATGATATTATTGTCTAACGTCATTAAAGCGCCGGCAGTGACGGCCCGCACCGGCAAAAAGACGATCGCCGTGCAGCGTTATGTTCCGAATGTCCCGCCATCTGCGGATGATCGGCAACGGGAACTGGAAGCGATCGCTGCGGCCAAAGAGGAGGCGGCCGAGCTTCGCCGCCAAGCCGAACAATATTATGCGACAGTGCACGAACAGCTGGCCCGCGAACAGGAGCAATGGCGGCACGAGAAAGAGCGGCTCATGCGGGAGGCGCGCGCTCAAGGGTATGAAGACGGCTATGCCGCTGGGCGCGACGAAGCGCTGAGCGAGCATCGCGAATGGGTCGAACAAGCCCGCCGCTTAGCAGAACGGGCCAATGACGAGTTTTATGCCCGGCTCGAATCGGCGGCAGAAACGATACTTGAAGTGGCAGTAAAAGCGGCTGAACGCATCATCGGTGTTACGCTCGAGAACGACCGAGGCGCGTTTTTGCCGCTCGTGCGCCAAGTGCTGCACGAAGTGCGCCGGCAGACGGAGGTCGCCGTTTATGTGCACCCGCATTGCTATGAAACGGTAGCCAGCCAGCAAGAGATACTGCGATCCGTTTTTCCGCACCATGTCGATTTATTTATTTACCCGGACGATACACTGCCGGAATACGGCTGCCTTGTAGAAACGCCGTTCGGACGCGTCGATGCCAGCGTAGATACGCAGCTTGAACGGCTGCGCGAGGCGCTCTACAGGCGGCTGAAGGAGGGAATGTCCGCTGAACTGGCAGGCGCTTCTTGA
- the fliI gene encoding flagellar protein export ATPase FliI, whose protein sequence is MYKRFGKVSRVIGLMTESKGPESSIGDLCYIHEAGGGRKIPAEVVGFHEQHVLLMPFSSMAHIAPGCLVEATGKPLEVYVGDALIGAVLDPLGRPLDGSALPPGLKPVSVERDPPNPLTRPPIAEPLEVGVRVIDSLLAVGKGQRVGIFAGSGVGKSTLMGMVARRTSADVNVIALIGERGREVREFLERDLGPEGLARSVVVVATSDQPALMRVKGAYTATAIAEYFRDQGADVMLMMDSVTRVAMAQREIGLAVGEPPTTKGYTPSVFALLPKLLERAGANASGTITAFYTVLVDGDDMNEPIADAVRGILDGHFVLDRQLANKGQYPAINVLKSVSRVMPHIISAEHREAANRLRRLLSTYIDSEDLIQIGAYKRGSSREIDEAIQFYPQIMAFCRQEIDETTTRAESMDALFRLMASEG, encoded by the coding sequence TTGTATAAACGGTTCGGCAAAGTATCGCGTGTCATCGGATTAATGACCGAATCGAAAGGGCCGGAAAGCTCGATCGGCGACCTTTGTTACATTCACGAAGCGGGCGGCGGCCGAAAAATTCCTGCGGAAGTCGTCGGCTTTCATGAGCAGCACGTCTTGCTTATGCCTTTTTCTTCTATGGCGCATATCGCTCCCGGCTGCCTCGTTGAGGCGACCGGCAAGCCGCTTGAAGTATACGTCGGCGATGCGCTCATTGGCGCGGTCCTTGACCCGCTCGGTCGACCGCTTGACGGAAGTGCGCTGCCGCCTGGGCTGAAGCCGGTATCGGTCGAACGCGATCCGCCGAACCCGCTCACCCGGCCGCCGATTGCCGAACCGCTTGAAGTCGGCGTGCGCGTCATCGACAGCTTGCTCGCGGTCGGCAAAGGTCAGCGTGTCGGTATTTTTGCCGGCTCCGGCGTCGGCAAGAGCACGCTCATGGGAATGGTCGCCCGCCGCACGTCGGCCGATGTGAACGTCATTGCCTTAATCGGCGAGCGCGGCCGCGAAGTGCGTGAATTTTTGGAGCGCGACCTCGGCCCGGAGGGCTTGGCCCGTTCGGTTGTCGTCGTCGCCACCTCGGACCAGCCGGCGCTCATGCGTGTCAAAGGAGCGTACACCGCGACGGCGATCGCTGAATATTTCCGCGACCAAGGAGCGGATGTCATGTTGATGATGGACTCGGTCACCCGCGTTGCGATGGCGCAGCGGGAGATCGGTCTCGCTGTCGGCGAACCCCCGACAACGAAAGGATATACACCGTCGGTGTTCGCCTTGCTGCCAAAGCTGCTTGAGCGGGCGGGGGCAAACGCCTCAGGCACGATCACCGCTTTTTATACGGTGCTTGTCGACGGCGACGATATGAATGAGCCGATTGCCGATGCGGTGCGCGGTATTTTAGACGGCCATTTTGTGCTTGATCGTCAACTGGCCAATAAAGGGCAATACCCAGCCATTAACGTGCTCAAAAGCGTGAGCCGCGTCATGCCCCATATCATTAGCGCAGAGCATCGCGAAGCGGCCAATCGGCTTCGCCGCCTTCTCTCTACTTATATCGATTCGGAGGACTTAATTCAAATAGGGGCGTACAAACGCGGATCTTCTCGAGAAATTGATGAGGCGATTCAATTTTATCCGCAAATTATGGCGTTTTGCCGTCAGGAGATCGACGAAACAACGACGCGTGCTGAAAGCATGGATGCCCTCTTTCGCCTAATGGCGTCAGAGGGATGA